One Punica granatum isolate Tunisia-2019 chromosome 3, ASM765513v2, whole genome shotgun sequence genomic window carries:
- the LOC116199918 gene encoding cell division topological specificity factor homolog, chloroplastic → MAIAGDLKVSATLGPYHTHPLRRSLPSPSSKVNLSSFQIGGPKPSDCAAKWPSVALEIHHTRGPPKLYSGLTSDFNLSPKSVTQEAETFLLNAINMSFLERLNLAWKIIFPSRTTRKNSNARIAKQRLKMILFSDRCAVSDEAKQKIVTNIVHALSDFVEIESQDKVQLTVCTDTDLGTIYSVTVPVRRVKPAYLDSEEIGSITNIEYLDNGERSGSVDVRFDFFVPDDNTPAF, encoded by the exons ATGGCGATTGCTGGGGATCTGAAGGTCTCTGCGACTCTCGGCCCTTACCACACCCATCCTCTTCGGAGGTCTCTGCCCTCGCCCTCCTCGAAG GTGAACTTATCAAGTTTCCAGATTGGAGGACCTAAACCTTCTGATTGTGCAGCTAAATGGCCCTCTGTGGCGCTTGAGATTCACCATACGCGGGGCCCACCAAAACTATACTCGGGCCTCACATCAGACTTCAACCTATCCCCTAAATCCGTCACCCAAGAAGCAGAGACCTTCCTTCTGAACGCAATCAACATGAGTTTCCTCGAGCGTCTCAACTTGGCGTGGAAGATAATCTTCCCATCTCGCACCACGAGGAAGAACTCAAACGCAAGGATCGCAAAGCAGCGGCTCAAAATGATCCTCTTCTCCGACAGGTGCGCCGTAAGCGATGAGGCGAAGCAGAAGATTGTGACCAATATAGTCCATGCTCTATCGGATTTTGTGGAGATCGAGTCGCAGGATAAGGTTCAGTTGACTGTTTGCACTGACACAGACCTCGGGACTATCTACTCAGTCACGGTTCCAGTGAGAAGGGTGAAGCCTGCCTATCTAGATTCCGAGGAGATCGGGTCCATAACAAACATAGAGTACCTGGACAATGGGGAGCGCTCAGGATCTGTTGATGTGAGATTCGATTTCTTCGTCCCCGATGATAACACTCCAGCTTTCTAA
- the LOC116199892 gene encoding isopentenyl phosphate kinase, with amino-acid sequence MDFSETNHHRLSRPIRCIVKLGGAAITCKNEIEKTNEEGLEIVASQLREAMVSGSSLPKGVGMDWSKRAECSEISLNVDDFGDQELMELSNFIVVHGAGSFGHFQASKSGVHKGGLERPLVKAGFVATRISVTKLNLEIVRALARESLPAIGMSPFSCGWSTCQRNFGSANLSTVTKALDSGFVPVLHGDAVLDEAQGCTILSGDVIIRYLAEHLKPDYVVFLTDVLGVYDRPPTEPGAVLLREIAVNEDGSWSVLKPRLKDSSRQVEITVAAHDTTGGMMTKISEAAMIAKLGIDVYIVKATTNHSVRALRGELRGDVIPDDWLGTLVRFSR; translated from the exons GAGGAGCAGCAATTACCTGCAAAAATGAGATAGAGAAAACTAATGAAGAAGGTCTCGAGATAGTTGCTTCACAGCTGAGGGAGGCAATGGTGTCGGGTTCATCTTTACCAAAGGGTGTTGGAATGGACTGGAGTAAGAGAGCTGAATGTTCAGAAATATCCCTCAACGTCGATGATTTTGGAGATCAAGAGTTGATGGAGCTAAGCAACTTCATTGTGGTGCATGGAGCAG GTTCTTTTGGGCATTTCCAGGCTAGCAAATCTGGGGTTCACAAAGGAGGACTGGAGCGCCCCCTAGTGAAAGCGGGTTTTGTTGCCACACGAATATCA GTAACCAAACTGAATCTTGAAATTGTTAGAGCCCTCGCTAGAG AGAGCCTTCCTGCCATCGGAATGTCTCCTTTTTCATGCGGATGGTCAACCTGTCAAAGAAAT TTTGGCTCAGCAAATTTGTCCACTGTTACAAAGGCTCTTGATTCTGGTTTTGTGCCT GTCCTGCATGGAGATGCTGTGCTCGATGAGGCACAG GGCTGTACCATATTAAGCGGAGATGTCATCATTCGTTACCTGGCAGAACATTTGAAACCCGATTATGTGGTTTTTCTC ACAGATGTTCTGGGGGTATATGATCGTCCGCCAACCGAACCTGGTGCTGTGCTCCTGAGAGAGATTG CTGTGAATGAAGATGGGAGCTGGTCCGTCCTGAAACCTAGACTCAAAGACTCGAGCAGGCAAG TTGAGATAACAGTGGCAGCCCATGACACAACTGGGGGGATGATGACTAAGATATCAGAAGCTGCAATGATCGCAAAACTTGGAATTGATGTTTACATTGTCAAG GCAACAACGAACCACTCTGTAAGGGCCCTAAGAGGGGAGCTGAGAGGAGATGTTATTCCCGACGACTGGCTTGGTACACTCGTTCGTTTTTCCAGATAG
- the LOC116199938 gene encoding uncharacterized protein At5g01610 — protein MEKALTKVSSLKVGIGSSWISKKAKEEISNITEDITYLSNTVEEKAKWIFNKLKGKPLKTLSELLRDYNLPPGLFPQNITCYEFDESKGKLIVYMPSASEVSFKDSSVIRYAPRVKAILLRGKLMGIEGMKTKVLVWVKVTSVTVEGYKSDKVWFMAGVKKSRPKDAYETPIDGIRVGEF, from the exons ATGGAGAAGGCTCTGACGAAAGTGAGCAGCTTGAAGGTGGGGATTGGGAGCTCCTGGATTTCCAAGAAGGCCAAGGAGGAGATCTCCAACATCACCGAAGACATCACC TATCTATCAAATACTGTCGAGGAAAAGGCGAAATGGATCTTCAACAAGCTAAAAG GGAAGCCGCTGAAGACCTTGTCTGAACTTCTTCGGGACTACAACTTACCCCCAGGACTCTTCCCCCAGAATATCACTTGCTACGAGTTCGATGAATCGAAGGGCAAGCTCATCGTATACATGCCTTCTGCCAGCGAGGTCAGCTTCAAGGACTCTTCCGTAATTCGCTATGCCCCTCGAGTGAAAGCGATTCTTCTCAGAGGGAAGCTCATGGGCATAGAGGGAATGAAGACTAAGGTCCTTGTCTGGGTTAAGGTGACGAGCGTGACAGTCGAGGGCTACAAGTCTGATAAAGTTTGGTTCATGGCGGGCGTGAAGAAGTCAAGACCTAAGGATGCCTACGAGACTCCTATAGATGGAATCAGAGTCGGAGAATTTTAA
- the LOC116199879 gene encoding uncharacterized protein LOC116199879 produces MGRWRAASLLLNHIISHKLRRRPPVSPLPFFNHLPRQPIFPWFRPFSAIPSRVPELDPEFHDFELEDVSQLGEDQETGNIPIKAFFVSTGIDLKSLQAENLGNVLPATSRSSNYIALKYCDFPSDNTEIGAKAKVSSCRYMVVCQYGSAVLFNIEDHEVESYLGTVRRHATGLLRETKKDDYAVKEKSQLIEDMQGGPDYIVLRALDTDSIRLIGSLLGQSIALDYFVSQVDDMVEEFADINRIMEKTGTFTMDRRKLLQLVGKANSSLADVILKVGLFERSEIAWREAKYAQIYEYLREEFEVTQRFGNLNFKLKFVEHNIHFLQEVLQNKRSNLLEWCIIFLLSIENVISVCEIIRESNQVPLP; encoded by the exons ATGGGGAGATGGAGAGCTGCTTCCCTTCTCCTCAATCACATCATCTCCCATAAGCTCCGGCGCCGCCCACCAGTCTCCCCTCTCCCCTTCTTCAATCATTTACCCCGCCAGCCCATCTTTCCATGGTTCAGACCCTTCTCTGCAATCCCATCCCGGGTGCCTGAATTGGATCCCGAGTTCCATGACTTTGAGCTCGAGGACGTCTCACAGCTCGGGGAAGACCAAGAAACCGGGAACATACCCATCAAAGCCTTCTTCGTCTCGACCGG TATTGATTTGAAGAGCTTGCAAGCCGAGAATTTAGGCAATGTTCTTCCTGCCACCTCTCGATCATCGAATTATATTGCCCTCAAATATTGCGATTTCCCTTCAGATAATACT GAAATTGGAGCCAAGGCAAAAGTGAGCAGCTGCCGTTACATGGTTGTGTGCCAATATGGGTCTGCTGTTCTGTTTAATATTGAGGATCATGAAGTTGAGAGTTACCTTGGAACAGTTCGAAGGCATGCTACTGGGTTGCTTAGAGAGACAAAAAAAGATG ATTATGCGGTTAAGGAGAAGTCCCAGTTGATTGAGGACATGCAAGGAGGCCCTGATTACATAGTTCTTAGAGCTTTGGATACTGATAGTATACGCCTTATCGGTAGCCTTCTTGGTCAAAGTATTGCATTGGATTACTTTGTTTCCCAG GTTGACGATATGGTCGAAGAGTTTGCTGACATTAACCGGATAATGGAAAAAACCGGAACTTTTACGATGGACCGGAGGAAGCTCCTTCAACTTGTCGGGAAGGCTAATTCTAGTCTAGCTGATGTAATTCTTAAAGTTGGCCTTTTTGAACG ATCAGAAATTGCTTGGAGGGAGGCAAAATACGCCCAAATATATGAGTACCTGCGAGAGGAGTTCGAGGTTACTCAACGATTCGGCAATTTGAATTTCAAACTGAAATTCGTTGAG CACAACATTCATTTCCTTCAAGAAGTCCTACAGAACAAGAGGTCAAACCTTTTGGAATGGTGCATTATCTTCTTGCTGAGTATTGAGAACGTTATATCGGTCTGTGAGATCATTCGAGAATCGAACCAAGTCCCGCTGCCGTGA
- the LOC116199946 gene encoding eukaryotic translation initiation factor 5A encodes MSDEEHHFESKADAGASKTYPQQAGTIRKNGYIVIKNRPCKVVEVSTSKTGKHGHAKCHFVGIDIFNGKKLEDIVPSSHNCDVPHVTRTDYQLIDIAEDGFVSLLTENGNTKDDLRLPTDENLLAQIKDGFAEGKDLVVSVMSSMGEEQICALKDIGPK; translated from the exons ATGTCGGACGAGGAGCACCACTTCGAGTCGAAGGCCGACGCCGGAGCCTCCAAGACCTACCCCCAGCAGGCCGGCACCATCCGCAAAAACGGTTACATTGTCATCAAAAACCGACCTTGCAAG GTTGTAGAGGTTTCAACTTCCAAGACTGGCAAGCACGGCCACGCTAAGTGTCACTTTGTCGGGATTGATATTTTCAATGGCAAGAAGCTCGAAGATATTGTTCCATCATCTCACAACTGTGAT GTTCCACATGTTACCCGTACTGACTACCAGCTGATTGATATAGCTGAGGATGGATTT GTGAGTTTACTGACTGAGAATGGCAATACCAAGGATGACCTGAGGCTTCCAACCGATGAGAATCTGCTTGCACAG ATCAAGGATGGATTTGCTGAGGGTAAGGATCTCGTTGTCTCTGTGATGTCTTCAATGGGAGAGGAGCAGATTTGTGCTCTCAAGGACATCGGCCCCAAGTAA